A genomic stretch from Enterobacter oligotrophicus includes:
- the rhaS gene encoding rhamnose ABC transporter substrate-binding protein, translating into MNIKTSLILTVAALALSGSALAEVKIALVAKSLGNGFFEAANVGAQEAAKELGDVKVIYTGPTTTTAEAQIEVLNGLIAQGVDAIAISANDPDALVPVLKKAMQRGIKVVSWDSGVAKAGRQIHLNPSNNALIGETNVKLAADALKALNVEKGDVAVLSATPTSTNQNTWIAEMKKVLPKYPSVNLVTVAYGDDLSDKSYREAVGLLKTYPDLKVIVSPSSVGIVAAAQAVKDQGKIGKVYVTGLGLPSEMAGAVKSGASKSFAIWNPIDLGYAATYLADDLVKGTATKDEASMGKLGKVKLDADGNGAMAEPFVYDASNIDKFSKIF; encoded by the coding sequence ATGAATATAAAGACAAGCTTGATCCTCACCGTTGCCGCTCTGGCGTTGTCCGGTTCCGCTTTAGCAGAAGTCAAAATCGCCCTGGTGGCGAAGTCCTTAGGAAATGGATTCTTCGAGGCAGCGAACGTTGGCGCGCAGGAGGCAGCCAAAGAGTTAGGCGATGTAAAAGTGATTTATACCGGCCCGACCACCACCACGGCGGAGGCGCAGATCGAGGTGCTGAACGGGTTGATCGCCCAGGGCGTGGATGCGATCGCTATCTCGGCGAACGATCCCGATGCGCTGGTACCGGTGCTGAAAAAAGCGATGCAGCGCGGCATTAAGGTCGTTTCCTGGGATTCCGGCGTGGCGAAAGCCGGACGACAGATCCACCTGAATCCGTCCAATAACGCGCTGATTGGCGAAACGAACGTTAAGCTCGCCGCCGATGCGCTGAAAGCGCTGAACGTGGAGAAAGGCGATGTCGCCGTGCTGAGCGCGACGCCAACCTCCACCAACCAGAACACCTGGATTGCGGAGATGAAAAAGGTGCTGCCGAAGTACCCGTCCGTCAATCTGGTGACCGTGGCCTACGGCGACGATCTCTCTGACAAAAGCTACCGCGAAGCGGTCGGTCTGCTGAAAACTTACCCGGACCTGAAAGTGATCGTCTCGCCATCGTCTGTTGGCATTGTGGCCGCTGCACAGGCGGTCAAAGACCAGGGCAAGATTGGCAAAGTGTATGTCACCGGTTTAGGTCTGCCGTCTGAAATGGCGGGCGCGGTGAAGTCCGGCGCGAGCAAGAGTTTTGCCATCTGGAACCCGATTGATCTGGGCTATGCAGCAACCTATTTAGCGGACGATCTGGTAAAAGGCACGGCCACAAAAGACGAAGCCAGCATGGGCAAACTGGGCAAAGTGAAGCTGGATGCCGATGGCAACGGCGCGATGGCCGAGCCGTTCGTCTACGATGCCAGCAATATTGATAAGTTCTCGAAGATTTTCTGA
- the rhaD gene encoding rhamnulose-1-phosphate aldolase: MQTITNSWFVQGMIKATSDAWLKGWDERNGGNLTLRLDDADIEPFAADFHQKPRYIALSQPMPLLANTPFIVTGSGKFFRNVQLDPQANLGVVKVDSDGAGYHILWGLTDEAVPTSELPAHFLSHCERIKATNGKDRVIMHCHATNLIALTYVLENSSDFITRKLWEGSTECLVVFPDGVGILPWMVPGTDEIGQATAKDMQTHSLVLWPFHGVFGSGPTLDETFGLIDTAEKSAEVLVKVYSMGGMKQTITREELIALGKRFGVTPMQSALDLYL; this comes from the coding sequence ATGCAGACCATCACCAATTCCTGGTTCGTCCAGGGCATGATTAAAGCCACCTCCGACGCCTGGCTGAAAGGCTGGGACGAGCGCAACGGCGGCAACCTGACGCTACGCCTGGATGACGCAGATATCGAGCCATTCGCCGCCGATTTTCACCAGAAGCCGCGCTATATCGCGCTGAGCCAGCCGATGCCGCTGCTTGCTAACACGCCGTTTATCGTTACCGGTTCCGGCAAGTTCTTCCGCAACGTACAGCTCGATCCCCAGGCCAACCTCGGCGTGGTGAAAGTGGACAGCGACGGCGCGGGCTACCACATTCTCTGGGGGCTGACGGATGAAGCGGTGCCAACCTCTGAGTTGCCAGCACACTTCCTCTCGCACTGCGAGCGCATCAAGGCGACCAATGGTAAAGACCGCGTGATCATGCACTGCCATGCCACCAACCTGATTGCCCTGACCTACGTGCTGGAAAACAGCTCGGATTTCATCACCCGCAAACTGTGGGAAGGCAGCACCGAATGTCTGGTAGTGTTCCCGGACGGTGTCGGCATTCTGCCGTGGATGGTGCCAGGCACGGACGAGATCGGCCAGGCGACCGCCAAAGATATGCAAACACACTCACTGGTGCTGTGGCCGTTCCACGGCGTGTTCGGCAGCGGCCCGACGCTGGATGAAACCTTCGGCCTGATCGACACCGCCGAGAAATCCGCCGAAGTGCTGGTGAAGGTGTACTCCATGGGCGGCATGAAGCAAACCATCACTCGTGAAGAACTGATCGCACTGGGTAAACGTTTTGGCGTTACCCCGATGCAATCGGCGTTAGATCTGTACCTATAA
- the rhaA gene encoding L-rhamnose isomerase, with protein sequence MTTQLEQAWDLAKQRFAAVGVDVEEALRQLDRLPVSMHCWQGDDVAGFENPGGSLTGGIQATGNYPGKARNATELRADLALALSLIPGPKRLNLHAIYLESDEPVARNEIKPAHFKNWVEWAKANKLGLDFNPSCFSHPLSADGFTLAHANDEIRQFWIDHVKASRRVSAYFGEQLGTPSVMNIWVPDGMKDITVDRLAPRQRLLAALDEAISEKLDPAHHIDAVESKLFGIGAESYTVGSNEFYMGYATSRQTALCLDAGHFHPTEVISDKISAAMLYVPRLLLHVSRPVRWDSDHVVLLDDETQAIASEIIRHDLFDRVHIGLDFFDASINRIAAWVIGTRNMKKALLRALLEPTAALKQLEANGDYTARLALLEEQKSLPWQAVWEMYCQRHDAPAGSQWLDNVRAYEKDVLSKRG encoded by the coding sequence ATGACCACTCAATTAGAACAAGCCTGGGACCTGGCAAAACAGCGTTTCGCCGCCGTCGGCGTGGATGTCGAAGAGGCGCTGCGCCAGCTCGACCGCCTGCCTGTTTCCATGCACTGCTGGCAGGGCGATGATGTCGCCGGTTTTGAGAACCCAGGCGGTTCCCTGACGGGTGGCATTCAGGCGACGGGTAACTACCCAGGCAAAGCGCGCAACGCCACCGAACTGCGTGCCGACCTGGCGCTGGCGCTGAGCCTGATCCCTGGGCCAAAACGTCTGAACCTGCACGCGATTTATCTCGAATCCGACGAGCCAGTCGCGCGTAACGAGATCAAACCGGCGCACTTTAAGAACTGGGTGGAGTGGGCGAAGGCCAACAAGCTGGGGCTGGATTTTAACCCGTCCTGCTTCTCACACCCGCTGAGTGCCGACGGCTTTACCCTCGCTCATGCGAACGATGAAATCCGCCAGTTCTGGATCGACCATGTGAAAGCCAGCCGCCGCGTCTCGGCGTATTTCGGTGAGCAGCTTGGCACACCGTCGGTGATGAATATCTGGGTCCCGGACGGCATGAAAGATATTACCGTTGACCGTCTGGCCCCCCGTCAGCGCCTGCTGGCCGCGCTGGATGAAGCCATCAGCGAAAAACTGGACCCGGCGCACCACATCGACGCCGTAGAGAGCAAGCTGTTCGGCATTGGCGCGGAAAGCTACACCGTCGGCTCAAACGAGTTCTACATGGGTTACGCCACCAGCCGCCAGACCGCCCTGTGCCTGGATGCTGGCCACTTCCACCCGACGGAAGTGATCTCCGACAAAATCTCAGCCGCCATGCTCTATGTGCCGCGCCTCCTGCTGCACGTCAGCCGTCCGGTACGCTGGGACAGCGACCACGTGGTGTTGCTGGATGACGAAACCCAGGCCATCGCCAGCGAAATCATCCGTCATGACCTGTTTGACCGCGTTCACATTGGCCTCGACTTCTTCGACGCCTCTATCAACCGCATCGCGGCGTGGGTCATCGGCACCCGCAATATGAAGAAAGCCCTGCTGCGCGCGCTGCTGGAGCCAACTGCTGCGCTGAAACAGCTGGAAGCAAACGGCGATTACACCGCGCGTCTGGCGCTGCTGGAAGAGCAGAAATCCCTGCCGTGGCAGGCGGTGTGGGAGATGTACTGCCAGCGTCACGACGCCCCGGCGGGCAGCCAGTGGCTGGATAACGTGCGGGCGTATGAGAAAGACGTGTTGAGTAAGCGCGGGTAA
- the rhaB gene encoding rhamnulokinase, with amino-acid sequence MTFRHCVAVDLGASSGRVMLATWDCNQRTLSLREMHRFVNCLKKQDGFDSWDIDGLEAEIRTGLQKVCEDGIRIDSIGIDTWGVDYVLLDESGERVGLPVSYRDSRTEGVMAHAIAQLGKENIYGRSGIQFLPFNTLYQLRALVEQQPELVANVAHALLIPDYFSYRLTGNLNWEYTNATTTQLVNINTDNWDEHLLAWTGASPSWFGTPTHPGNVIGQWICPQGNEIPVVAVASHDTASAVIASPLADKDAAYLSSGTWSLMGFESKTPYTSAAALAANITNEGGAEGRYRVLKNIMGLWLLQRVLKEQNITDLPALIAETEKLKACTFLINPNDDRFINPAHMSAEIQAACFEAGQPVPSSPAELARCIFDSLALLYADVLSELADLRGKPFSKLHIVGGGCQNQLLNQLCADACGITVVAGPVEASTLGNIGVQLMTLDELSSVDDFRSVVTANSSLTTFTPNPCHEIARYRAQFQQKRLTKELCA; translated from the coding sequence ATGACTTTTCGCCATTGTGTGGCTGTCGATTTAGGCGCATCCAGCGGCCGTGTAATGCTCGCCACCTGGGACTGTAACCAGCGCACGCTTTCGCTTCGTGAAATGCATCGTTTTGTTAACTGCCTGAAAAAGCAGGACGGTTTTGATAGCTGGGATATCGATGGCCTGGAAGCGGAGATCCGCACCGGGCTGCAGAAAGTGTGTGAGGACGGCATCCGTATCGACAGTATCGGCATTGATACCTGGGGCGTGGACTATGTGTTGCTGGACGAAAGCGGCGAACGCGTCGGCCTGCCCGTCTCCTACCGCGACAGCCGTACCGAGGGTGTGATGGCGCACGCCATCGCGCAGCTCGGTAAAGAGAACATTTACGGGCGCAGCGGCATTCAGTTCCTGCCGTTCAATACGCTGTATCAGCTGCGTGCGCTGGTTGAACAGCAGCCGGAGCTGGTTGCGAACGTGGCGCATGCGCTGCTGATCCCGGACTACTTCAGCTACCGCCTGACCGGCAACCTGAACTGGGAATACACCAACGCCACCACCACCCAACTGGTTAATATCAACACCGATAACTGGGATGAACATCTGCTGGCCTGGACGGGGGCATCGCCTTCCTGGTTCGGCACGCCGACCCATCCGGGTAATGTGATCGGTCAGTGGATTTGCCCGCAGGGGAACGAAATTCCTGTTGTCGCGGTCGCCAGCCACGATACCGCCAGTGCGGTCATTGCCTCGCCGCTCGCCGACAAAGATGCGGCCTACCTCTCTTCCGGCACCTGGTCGCTGATGGGCTTTGAGAGTAAAACTCCGTACACCAGCGCTGCCGCTCTGGCCGCGAATATCACCAACGAAGGCGGCGCAGAAGGCCGCTATCGCGTGCTGAAAAACATCATGGGCCTGTGGCTGCTCCAGCGGGTGCTGAAAGAGCAGAACATCACCGACCTGCCTGCGCTTATCGCCGAGACCGAAAAGCTGAAGGCCTGCACATTCCTGATCAACCCGAACGACGACCGCTTCATCAACCCGGCGCACATGAGCGCTGAGATCCAGGCAGCCTGTTTCGAGGCCGGACAGCCGGTGCCGTCCAGCCCGGCCGAACTGGCACGCTGCATTTTTGACAGCCTGGCCCTGCTGTATGCCGATGTACTGAGCGAGCTGGCCGACCTGCGCGGCAAGCCGTTCAGCAAGCTGCACATCGTAGGCGGCGGCTGCCAGAACCAGCTACTGAACCAGCTTTGCGCCGATGCCTGCGGGATCACCGTGGTGGCGGGCCCTGTAGAGGCTTCCACGCTCGGTAATATCGGCGTTCAGTTAATGACCCTGGACGAACTTTCCAGCGTTGACGATTTCCGCTCGGTAGTCACGGCGAACAGCAGCCTGACCACCTTCACACCCAATCCCTGCCATGAAATTGCCCGCTATCGGGCGCAATTTCAGCAAAAACGACTGACTAAGGAGCTTTGCGCATGA
- the rhaS gene encoding HTH-type transcriptional activator RhaS encodes MTVLHSVDFFPSGGSPVAIEPRLPQAAFPEHHHDFHEIVIVEHGTGIHVFNGQPYTISGGTVCFVRDHDRHLYEHTDNLCLTNVLYRSPDAFQFLSGLNQLLPQEKDGHYPSHWRVNQSTLQQVRQLVSQMEKSEDGQETHAIATRELLFMQLLVLLRRSSLVEGLENNDARLNQLMAWLEDHFAEDVCWETLADDFSLSLRTLHRQLKQHTGLTPQRYLNRLRLIKARHLLRHTDESVTDIAYRCGFGDSNHFSTLFRREFSWSPRDIRQGKDASLQ; translated from the coding sequence ATGACCGTACTACACAGCGTGGATTTTTTTCCTTCGGGAGGTTCGCCTGTCGCGATTGAGCCACGGCTCCCTCAGGCAGCATTTCCAGAACATCATCATGATTTTCATGAAATTGTGATTGTTGAACACGGCACGGGCATTCATGTCTTTAACGGCCAGCCATATACCATCAGCGGCGGCACGGTGTGTTTTGTTCGCGACCACGATCGGCACTTGTACGAACATACCGACAACCTGTGTCTGACCAACGTGCTCTATCGCTCCCCGGATGCGTTCCAGTTTCTGTCCGGGCTGAACCAGCTACTGCCGCAGGAGAAGGACGGGCACTATCCGTCGCACTGGCGAGTGAACCAGTCCACCTTACAGCAGGTACGCCAGCTGGTGAGCCAGATGGAGAAAAGCGAGGACGGGCAGGAGACGCACGCCATTGCCACGCGCGAGCTGCTGTTTATGCAGCTGCTGGTGCTGCTGCGCCGCAGTAGCCTGGTGGAAGGGCTGGAAAATAACGACGCACGGCTCAACCAGCTGATGGCCTGGCTGGAAGACCACTTTGCCGAGGACGTGTGTTGGGAAACGCTGGCGGATGATTTTTCACTGTCGCTGCGCACCCTGCATCGCCAGCTCAAGCAGCATACCGGGCTGACGCCGCAGCGCTACCTTAACCGTCTGCGGTTAATCAAAGCGCGCCACCTGCTGCGTCATACCGATGAAAGCGTCACGGATATCGCTTATCGCTGCGGTTTCGGCGACAGTAACCACTTTTCAACGCTGTTTCGCCGTGAGTTTAGCTGGTCGCCGCGTGATATTCGCCAGGGCAAGGATGCGTCACTTCAGTAA
- the rhaR gene encoding HTH-type transcriptional activator RhaR has translation MAAQLILRKDDFFASAGQAVAVADRYPQNVFAEHTHEFCELVLVWRGNGLHVLNDRPYRITRGDLFYIRAEDKHSYASVNDLVLQNVIYCPDRLKLNVDWAASIPGFNDTHGAPHWRLSSNGMTQVRQVISQLEQESQKSDPVANPMAELLFAQLVMTLKRYRYATDNPSATAQEALLDKLITTLAGSLNKSFVLEKFCEQEQCSERALRQQFRTQTGMTVNHYLRQLRICHAQYLLQHTELMVSEVAMRCGFEDSNYFSVVFNREVGMTPVQWRHRSRKAA, from the coding sequence GTGGCTGCTCAGTTAATTCTTCGCAAAGATGATTTTTTTGCCTCCGCCGGGCAAGCCGTCGCGGTGGCGGATCGCTATCCGCAAAACGTCTTTGCTGAGCATACCCACGAGTTTTGCGAGCTGGTGCTGGTCTGGCGCGGCAACGGGTTACATGTCCTCAACGATCGGCCCTATCGCATTACGCGCGGCGATCTGTTTTACATTCGCGCCGAAGATAAACACTCCTACGCCTCGGTTAACGATCTGGTTTTGCAGAACGTGATTTACTGCCCGGACAGGCTCAAACTCAACGTCGACTGGGCGGCCAGTATCCCCGGTTTTAACGATACGCACGGTGCGCCGCACTGGCGCTTAAGCAGCAACGGCATGACGCAGGTGCGTCAGGTGATTTCCCAGCTTGAACAGGAGAGCCAGAAGAGCGACCCGGTCGCCAACCCGATGGCGGAGCTGCTTTTCGCCCAGCTGGTAATGACCCTCAAACGCTATCGCTATGCCACCGATAACCCGTCTGCCACGGCGCAGGAGGCGCTGCTGGATAAACTGATTACCACGCTTGCGGGCAGCCTGAATAAAAGTTTCGTGCTGGAGAAATTCTGCGAGCAGGAACAGTGCAGTGAACGCGCGTTGCGCCAGCAGTTCCGCACCCAGACGGGAATGACAGTGAACCACTACCTGCGTCAGCTGCGCATCTGCCACGCCCAGTATCTGCTGCAGCATACGGAGCTGATGGTCAGTGAAGTGGCGATGCGCTGCGGCTTTGAGGACAGTAACTACTTTTCGGTGGTATTTAACCGCGAAGTGGGGATGACGCCGGTTCAGTGGCGTCATCGCAGTCGAAAGGCAGCGTAA
- the rhaT gene encoding L-rhamnose/proton symporter RhaT: MNHAITMGIFWHLIGAASAACFYAPFKKVKHWSWETMWSVGGTVSWLILPWTISAMLLPDFWGYFSSFNASTLLPVFLFGAMWGIGNINYGLTMRYLGMSMGIGIAIGITLIVGTLMTPILNGNFDVLINTEGGRMTLLGVLVAVIGVGIVTRAGQLKERKMGIKAEEFNLKKGLLLAVMCGIFSAGMSFAMNAAKPMHEAAAALGVDPLYVALPSYVVIMGGGALVNLGFCFIRLAKVKNLSVKADFSLAKQLIITNVLLSALGGLMWYLQFFFYAWGHASIPAQYDYMSWMLHMSFYVLCGGLVGLVLKEWKNAGRRPVGVLSLGCVVIIIAANIVGLGMAN, encoded by the coding sequence ATGAATCATGCGATTACGATGGGTATTTTCTGGCATTTGATAGGCGCAGCCAGTGCAGCCTGTTTCTATGCCCCGTTTAAAAAGGTTAAACATTGGTCATGGGAAACCATGTGGTCCGTTGGCGGTACGGTGTCATGGCTGATTTTGCCGTGGACCATTAGCGCCATGTTGCTCCCGGATTTTTGGGGCTATTTCTCCTCCTTTAACGCCTCCACCCTACTGCCGGTCTTCCTGTTCGGCGCGATGTGGGGCATCGGTAACATCAACTACGGCCTCACCATGCGCTACCTCGGCATGTCGATGGGTATCGGCATCGCGATTGGCATTACGTTGATCGTCGGTACGCTGATGACGCCCATTCTCAACGGCAACTTCGACGTGCTGATCAACACCGAAGGCGGGCGCATGACGCTGCTGGGCGTGCTGGTCGCGGTGATCGGCGTGGGGATTGTCACCCGCGCGGGGCAGCTCAAAGAGCGCAAGATGGGCATCAAGGCCGAAGAGTTCAATCTGAAGAAAGGCCTGCTGCTGGCGGTGATGTGCGGCATCTTCTCGGCGGGCATGTCGTTTGCCATGAACGCGGCGAAACCGATGCATGAGGCCGCCGCCGCGCTGGGCGTCGACCCATTATACGTTGCCCTGCCAAGCTATGTGGTGATCATGGGCGGCGGCGCACTGGTTAACCTCGGCTTCTGCTTCATTCGTCTGGCAAAAGTGAAGAACCTGTCGGTAAAAGCCGACTTCTCACTGGCAAAACAGCTGATCATCACCAACGTGCTGCTTTCAGCGCTGGGCGGTCTGATGTGGTATCTGCAGTTCTTCTTCTATGCCTGGGGCCACGCCAGCATTCCGGCGCAGTATGACTACATGAGCTGGATGCTGCACATGAGCTTCTATGTGCTGTGCGGCGGGCTGGTTGGGCTGGTGCTCAAAGAGTGGAAAAACGCCGGACGCCGTCCGGTGGGCGTGCTGAGCCTGGGTTGCGTGGTGATCATTATTGCCGCCAACATCGTCGGCCTCGGCATGGCGAACTGA
- the sodA gene encoding superoxide dismutase [Mn] has translation MSYTLPSLPYAYDALEPHFDKQTMEIHHTKHHQTYVNNANAALESLPEFANLPVEELITKLDQLPADKKTVLRNNAGGHANHSLFWKGLKTGTTLQGDLKAAIERDFGSVDNFKAEFEKAAATRFGSGWAWLVLKGDKLAVVSTANQDSPLMGEAISGVSGFPILGLDVWEHAYYLKFQNRRPDYIKAFWDVVNWDEAAARFAAKK, from the coding sequence ATGAGTTATACACTGCCATCCCTGCCGTATGCCTACGACGCACTGGAACCGCATTTCGACAAGCAGACGATGGAAATCCATCACACTAAACACCACCAGACCTACGTGAACAATGCGAACGCCGCGCTGGAAAGCCTGCCAGAGTTCGCTAACCTGCCGGTTGAAGAGCTGATCACCAAACTGGATCAACTGCCAGCGGACAAGAAAACCGTTCTGCGTAACAACGCTGGCGGCCACGCTAACCACAGCCTGTTCTGGAAAGGCCTGAAAACCGGTACGACCCTGCAGGGCGACCTGAAAGCGGCTATCGAGCGCGACTTCGGTTCCGTAGATAACTTCAAAGCGGAATTCGAGAAAGCCGCTGCAACCCGTTTCGGTTCTGGCTGGGCGTGGCTGGTCCTGAAAGGCGACAAGCTGGCGGTGGTTTCTACCGCTAACCAGGACTCCCCGCTGATGGGTGAAGCGATCTCTGGCGTATCCGGCTTCCCAATCCTGGGCCTGGACGTGTGGGAACACGCTTACTACCTGAAGTTCCAGAACCGTCGCCCGGACTACATCAAAGCCTTCTGGGACGTGGTGAACTGGGACGAAGCAGCAGCGCGTTTCGCCGCTAAAAAATAA
- the yiiM gene encoding 6-hydroxyaminopurine reductase: MHYPVNVFTGKVREYDGSRPSAIAKVQIDGELTLTDLGLAGDEQAEKKIHGGPERALCHYPREHYQHWISEFPEQADLFVAPAFGENLSTEGLTEKNVFIGDIYRWGDALIQVTQPRSPCFKLNYHFGIQDMSARLQNAGKTGWLYRVVLAGQVSADAPLELASRLSDVSVHEACAIAWHMPFDDEQYHRLLSAAGLSTSWTRTMQKRRLSGKIENNSRRLWGK, encoded by the coding sequence ATGCATTACCCGGTGAATGTGTTTACAGGCAAGGTAAGGGAATACGACGGCAGCCGCCCAAGCGCCATCGCCAAAGTTCAGATTGACGGTGAGCTGACGTTAACCGACCTCGGGCTTGCGGGTGATGAGCAGGCCGAAAAGAAAATCCACGGCGGGCCGGAGCGCGCGCTGTGCCACTATCCTCGCGAGCACTATCAACACTGGATTTCTGAATTCCCCGAGCAGGCGGATCTGTTTGTCGCCCCCGCGTTTGGCGAGAACCTTTCGACGGAAGGGCTGACGGAGAAGAATGTCTTTATCGGCGATATCTACCGTTGGGGCGATGCCCTGATTCAGGTGACGCAGCCGCGCTCGCCGTGCTTCAAGCTCAACTACCATTTCGGTATTCAGGATATGTCTGCCCGGCTGCAAAATGCGGGCAAGACCGGCTGGCTGTACCGCGTGGTGCTGGCAGGGCAGGTGTCAGCGGACGCGCCGCTCGAACTGGCGTCGCGCCTGAGCGATGTCTCTGTGCATGAAGCCTGCGCGATTGCCTGGCATATGCCGTTTGACGATGAGCAGTATCATCGCCTGCTGTCGGCGGCGGGGTTATCGACCAGCTGGACAAGAACGATGCAGAAGCGGCGTTTAAGCGGCAAGATCGAGAATAATTCGCGAAGATTGTGGGGAAAGTAG